Proteins found in one Paenibacillus borealis genomic segment:
- a CDS encoding anti-sigma factor family protein, whose product MKCAEVMEWMHRYLDHDLSQEEMLEMFRHIDDCPSCAEVFDRLTMLSRQLEELPDVKPPFSLVDSILPQLEQLDRGVREEPVMVGSEDPKIVPFTRQSTRGKKSKGASIATRTGIGAAAAAVILLFAVFNMPESMPGADMDQAYNAAGSEATSKMMTESAENAAPADAGQNNSTDGGAEVFFSEPATAEPNAEGAALNSTGPAAGDSADVADKADGADAGPAPAKEPPATQAPSAKRNATAPPADNSRKGSSGNDDRAADPAAQSQIFMGTAQEDAAADTAVPEQGALQDPNAAEPGAMGLLPALVAPQPSWPSPDGRYTAELFGQQVVIYQAPAGNAEGERVALTSLPIEGTWVSGVWSEDGSQFTYVTQLQDGTQATKVYTVPADTSTPLPSVSPSVPASPGSSPAITPDAATSNK is encoded by the coding sequence ATGAAGTGCGCGGAGGTGATGGAATGGATGCACCGCTATTTAGATCATGATCTCAGTCAGGAAGAAATGCTTGAAATGTTCCGTCATATCGACGATTGTCCTTCCTGCGCGGAAGTCTTTGACCGGCTGACGATGCTCTCCCGCCAACTGGAGGAGCTGCCGGATGTGAAGCCTCCTTTCAGTCTGGTCGACTCTATCCTGCCGCAGCTTGAACAGCTGGACCGCGGCGTCCGGGAGGAGCCGGTTATGGTGGGATCTGAAGATCCCAAGATTGTTCCCTTTACACGCCAAAGCACCCGCGGCAAGAAGTCCAAGGGCGCTTCAATAGCAACGCGGACAGGCATCGGCGCTGCTGCGGCAGCGGTGATTCTGTTATTCGCCGTCTTCAACATGCCGGAGAGTATGCCGGGCGCGGATATGGATCAGGCGTATAATGCAGCAGGAAGTGAAGCGACCTCTAAGATGATGACGGAATCCGCAGAGAATGCAGCTCCGGCGGATGCAGGACAGAACAACAGCACTGACGGCGGCGCTGAGGTCTTCTTCTCAGAACCAGCCACGGCGGAGCCTAATGCTGAGGGCGCGGCTCTGAACAGTACAGGGCCTGCTGCCGGGGATAGTGCGGATGTTGCAGACAAGGCTGACGGAGCGGACGCAGGCCCGGCTCCGGCCAAGGAGCCTCCGGCAACGCAAGCCCCTTCCGCGAAACGCAATGCCACTGCGCCGCCGGCAGATAATTCCCGGAAGGGCAGCAGCGGGAATGATGACCGTGCCGCTGATCCGGCTGCCCAAAGCCAGATCTTCATGGGCACGGCCCAGGAGGATGCGGCGGCTGATACCGCAGTTCCGGAACAAGGCGCTCTGCAGGATCCGAACGCAGCGGAGCCTGGAGCGATGGGTCTGCTGCCTGCACTGGTAGCCCCCCAGCCTTCATGGCCTTCCCCGGACGGCCGTTATACGGCAGAACTGTTCGGTCAGCAGGTTGTGATATACCAGGCTCCGGCAGGCAATGCAGAGGGAGAACGGGTTGCGCTGACTTCTCTTCCAATAGAAGGGACCTGGGTCTCCGGCGTATGGTCAGAGGATGGGAGCCAGTTCACCTATGTAACCCAGCTTCAGGACGGTACGCAGGCAACGAAGGTATACACGGTTCCGGCGGACACTTCAACGCCGCTGCCTTCCGTATCTCCTTCGGTCCCGGCTTCCCCTGGTTCCAGCCCGGCTATTACTCCGGACGCGGCAACGTCCAATAAATAA
- a CDS encoding N-acetyltransferase: MFRKVSPAGDQQVICRNATVEDVEPLYLMIEEYAQRGIMLPRSRQALARQIDQFVIAEIGGRFVGCGSLFRLGSDLVEVRSIGLRDEGKGKGVGSMILEKLTEEARRQKIPKIMALTYAVDFFLRNGFDVVDKEIFPEKVWTDCVNCKKQHACDEIAVLKRLD, encoded by the coding sequence ATGTTCCGCAAGGTATCTCCTGCGGGAGATCAGCAAGTGATATGCAGAAATGCTACAGTGGAGGATGTAGAGCCGCTGTATCTAATGATAGAGGAATACGCTCAGCGCGGAATTATGCTGCCCCGTTCCAGGCAAGCACTGGCCCGCCAGATCGATCAGTTCGTGATTGCCGAAATCGGCGGCAGATTTGTTGGCTGCGGATCCCTGTTCAGACTCGGAAGCGACCTTGTTGAGGTACGTTCGATTGGTCTGCGTGATGAAGGCAAGGGCAAAGGCGTAGGCTCGATGATTCTGGAGAAGCTGACCGAAGAGGCCAGACGCCAGAAAATTCCTAAGATTATGGCTTTGACCTATGCCGTGGATTTCTTCCTCAGAAACGGCTTCGATGTTGTGGACAAAGAGATTTTCCCGGAGAAGGTCTGGACCGATTGCGTGAACTGCAAGAAGCAGCATGCCTGTGATGAAATCGCTGTGCTGAAGAGATTGGATTAA
- the gpr gene encoding GPR endopeptidase, producing MELDLQLYSVRTDLAVEAKEMAQARSNAPIPGVNEEVQEADGIKVTRLAVADNAGSQAIGRAIGNYVTLEVPALRGGDTGLQQKVSTVFAREFEHFLDRIGINRNSSVLIVGLGNWNVTPDSLGPLVVENSLITRQFYELVPDQVSPGYRNVSAIAPGVLGLTGIESSEVVQGIVDRTKPDVIIAIDALASRSLERINTTIQIADIGIHPGSGIGNKRRGLTKEVLGVPCIAIGVPTVCYASTIVNNVLEMMSNHFGKMEGGGAHTKEIMGLLDDISEQERLALVKEVLEPLGHDLIVTPKEIDEFIEEIANIVASGLNAALHEAVDPGNVGAYTH from the coding sequence ATGGAACTGGATCTTCAGCTGTATTCGGTACGTACGGATTTGGCAGTGGAAGCAAAGGAAATGGCTCAGGCGCGGTCCAATGCGCCTATTCCCGGCGTCAATGAAGAGGTGCAAGAAGCAGATGGCATCAAGGTTACCCGGCTTGCTGTAGCAGACAATGCCGGTTCCCAGGCTATCGGACGGGCTATCGGCAATTACGTGACGCTGGAGGTTCCGGCGCTGCGCGGAGGAGATACCGGCCTGCAGCAGAAGGTTTCCACCGTGTTTGCCCGCGAATTCGAGCATTTCCTGGACAGGATTGGCATTAACCGGAACTCCTCTGTACTCATTGTGGGACTGGGTAACTGGAATGTGACTCCGGACTCTCTTGGACCGCTGGTAGTAGAGAATTCGCTGATTACCCGGCAGTTCTATGAACTGGTTCCCGATCAGGTCTCGCCCGGCTACCGTAACGTGAGTGCGATTGCCCCTGGTGTGCTCGGCCTGACCGGCATTGAGTCCAGCGAGGTTGTGCAAGGGATTGTAGACCGTACGAAGCCGGATGTGATCATAGCCATTGATGCGCTGGCCTCCCGTTCGCTGGAAAGAATCAATACGACGATCCAGATTGCCGATATCGGCATCCACCCGGGTTCAGGCATCGGCAACAAGCGGCGGGGGCTGACCAAGGAAGTGCTGGGCGTTCCCTGCATTGCCATTGGCGTCCCTACTGTCTGCTACGCCTCAACCATCGTCAACAACGTGCTGGAGATGATGAGCAATCATTTCGGGAAGATGGAAGGCGGCGGTGCCCATACCAAAGAGATTATGGGACTGCTGGACGATATCTCGGAGCAGGAGCGGCTGGCACTGGTTAAGGAAGTACTTGAACCGCTGGGGCATGACCTGATCGTTACTCCCAAAGAAATCGATGAGTTTATTGAAGAGATCGCCAACATTGTCGCCAGCGGACTCAACGCTGCACTGCATGAAGCGGTAGATCCGGGCAATGTCGGAGCCTATACGCACTGA
- a CDS encoding sugar kinase translates to MSKQLDAVTFGEPMAMFYANEVGPLHEVTSFSKALAGAESNVATGLSRLEHLTGYVTKLGEDNFGQFIVGALNKEKIDTDSITTTKEFSTGMLIKSKVLTGDPKVEYFRKNSAASKLSLADFNEDYFASAGHLHVTSISSALSASCHEFSLHAMEFMKQRGKTVSLDPNLRPTLWPDTETMVNTINDLATRCDWFLPGHGEGKILTGLDTPEQIAGFYLERGVSLVVIKLGPEGAYYKTSKGEEGYVNGFKVEQVVDTVGAGDGFAVGVISAMLEKLSVAEAVKRGNAIGALAVMSPGDMDGLPTREGLEKFMNAGV, encoded by the coding sequence ATGAGTAAACAGCTGGATGCAGTCACATTCGGGGAGCCTATGGCCATGTTCTACGCCAATGAAGTTGGCCCCTTGCATGAGGTTACTTCTTTCTCGAAAGCGCTGGCAGGTGCGGAGAGCAACGTGGCTACCGGATTGTCGCGCCTGGAGCACCTGACCGGATATGTGACCAAGCTTGGCGAAGATAACTTCGGCCAATTCATCGTCGGTGCACTAAATAAAGAGAAGATTGATACGGATAGCATTACTACAACCAAGGAGTTCTCCACAGGCATGCTGATCAAATCCAAAGTGCTGACCGGAGACCCTAAGGTTGAATATTTCCGCAAAAATTCCGCCGCCTCCAAGCTGAGCCTGGCTGACTTCAATGAGGATTATTTCGCTTCTGCAGGTCATTTGCATGTGACCAGTATCTCTTCCGCCCTCTCGGCTTCCTGCCATGAGTTCTCGCTGCATGCCATGGAATTCATGAAGCAGCGCGGCAAAACTGTCTCGCTTGACCCGAATCTGCGCCCGACCCTCTGGCCGGACACAGAAACCATGGTCAATACGATCAATGACCTGGCTACCCGCTGCGACTGGTTCCTGCCGGGACATGGTGAAGGCAAAATTCTGACCGGCCTCGATACGCCAGAGCAAATTGCCGGATTCTACCTGGAACGCGGAGTATCTCTTGTGGTGATCAAGCTGGGCCCTGAAGGTGCATATTACAAAACCTCCAAGGGTGAAGAAGGTTATGTGAACGGCTTCAAGGTGGAGCAGGTTGTAGATACGGTCGGTGCCGGAGACGGCTTCGCCGTTGGTGTAATCAGCGCCATGCTGGAGAAGCTGAGCGTAGCCGAAGCTGTGAAGCGCGGCAATGCGATCGGCGCACTCGCCGTGATGTCGCCTGGCGATATGGATGGGCTTCCAACCCGTGAGGGGCTGGAGAAATTCATGAACGCAGGCGTGTAA
- the rpsT gene encoding 30S ribosomal protein S20 — protein MPNIKSAVKRVKTIEKRRALNASQKSALRTAVKTADVALTGTEVETAHAAFQAASKKLDKAVTKGLVHKNAAARKKSRLAKKLNALKAQA, from the coding sequence ATGCCAAATATCAAATCCGCGGTTAAACGCGTCAAGACGATCGAGAAACGCCGTGCACTGAACGCTTCCCAGAAGTCCGCGCTTCGTACAGCTGTGAAAACTGCTGATGTAGCACTGACAGGTACGGAAGTGGAAACTGCTCACGCTGCTTTCCAAGCTGCTTCCAAAAAGCTGGACAAGGCTGTAACTAAAGGCCTGGTTCATAAAAATGCGGCTGCCCGCAAAAAATCCCGCTTGGCTAAGAAATTGAACGCTCTGAAGGCTCAAGCTTAA
- a CDS encoding stage II sporulation protein P: protein MNRKWFQLWNIGRLRGRLLDVLSLGRTMLLLAGGSLVFFMLLGAGGLAGQKLNSSPIPSMKGLAASLSSGFFMELLGMEVPHLPQGEEPSAFSGDKVTSFVFRLLTSVDPGDPKSLVSREMPGLAADDPFLLREGSGGTGTAGAPADYHPGVDELAAGGESGNGADPGTDLGTDTEAGTNDPPAGGETDNPGGEIGQPEATPAPDSSGTGTDPGESEGYSGSGDAENGTGDTSVKRILIYHSHPREAYNPLLGAASDNPSSAVPSKNVMLVGSYIAKRLEARGIGTVHAQEDYATEVPDYNWNFSYKYSRMTVKSAMAANQEMSELIDIHRDSQRHGKTTAEINGKNYAQVYFILGHANKNWKQNEAFANQIHQLLEKNYPGVSRGIWGKSSGNGNNGEYNQTLSPNSVLIEVGGIDNSAEELKRTADILADAIADVYWASRDAEKAAAPEQGDVKLEGTSTKTSAGGAS, encoded by the coding sequence ATGAACAGAAAATGGTTTCAGCTATGGAATATTGGCCGGCTGCGGGGAAGGCTGCTGGATGTTCTGTCGCTGGGAAGAACGATGCTGCTGCTGGCCGGAGGTTCACTTGTATTTTTCATGCTGCTTGGAGCCGGCGGATTGGCCGGACAGAAGCTGAACTCTTCACCCATTCCCTCTATGAAGGGCTTGGCCGCGTCACTTTCCAGCGGATTCTTCATGGAGCTGCTGGGCATGGAGGTTCCGCATTTGCCGCAGGGTGAGGAGCCTTCAGCATTCTCGGGCGACAAGGTTACCTCCTTCGTATTCCGGCTGCTCACCAGCGTCGACCCGGGTGATCCCAAAAGTCTGGTATCGCGTGAGATGCCCGGCCTTGCGGCAGATGATCCCTTCCTGCTGCGGGAAGGCTCCGGGGGGACAGGTACCGCAGGGGCGCCTGCGGATTATCATCCCGGTGTCGATGAATTAGCGGCTGGTGGAGAATCGGGAAACGGTGCTGATCCGGGAACGGACCTGGGCACAGACACAGAGGCGGGGACCAATGATCCGCCTGCCGGAGGCGAAACGGACAACCCGGGTGGAGAAATTGGGCAGCCGGAGGCTACGCCTGCACCGGATTCAAGCGGTACGGGTACAGACCCTGGTGAGAGCGAAGGTTATTCCGGAAGCGGTGATGCTGAGAACGGTACCGGGGATACCTCGGTCAAACGTATCCTAATCTATCATTCCCATCCCCGCGAGGCCTATAATCCTCTGCTTGGCGCAGCAAGCGATAATCCAAGCTCTGCGGTTCCTTCCAAGAATGTAATGCTGGTAGGATCATATATTGCCAAGCGGCTGGAAGCCCGCGGGATAGGAACTGTCCATGCACAGGAGGATTACGCCACGGAGGTGCCGGATTATAACTGGAACTTCTCCTATAAATATTCACGCATGACTGTGAAATCAGCGATGGCCGCCAATCAGGAAATGAGTGAGCTGATCGATATCCACCGCGACTCGCAGCGGCACGGCAAAACGACAGCGGAAATCAATGGGAAAAATTATGCGCAGGTGTATTTCATCCTCGGGCATGCGAATAAGAATTGGAAGCAAAATGAGGCCTTCGCCAATCAGATCCATCAGCTGCTGGAGAAAAATTATCCGGGAGTATCGCGCGGTATATGGGGGAAATCCTCAGGAAACGGGAATAATGGGGAGTATAACCAGACACTGTCCCCGAACAGCGTGCTGATTGAGGTAGGCGGAATCGATAATTCTGCCGAAGAGCTGAAGCGGACAGCAGATATTCTGGCAGATGCCATCGCGGATGTGTACTGGGCCAGCCGGGATGCAGAGAAGGCGGCGGCGCCTGAACAAGGCGATGTCAAACTGGAAGGCACGAGCACGAAGACATCTGCTGGCGGTGCTTCCTGA
- the holA gene encoding DNA polymerase III subunit delta yields the protein MDAKTAAKDIKQGKISPLYVLYGSEKFRMNEFTAMLEEHLIAKEDRDFAVIPFDLSETPVQAVIEEAETVPFMVERKLLLVRDAALFTAGKENAKIEHRVELLSDYMQHPAEFSVIVFMVNNDKLDERKKIVKSAKASGTVLAFNPLGAEELLRWVEKGFRDRGCTAAPGTAEALIASAGTGLQGLSAEMDKLCLFAGTGGKVDAAAVESLVHRGTEQNIFTLVEDIANLRLDKALNTLYELLKQREEPIKIAALIARQFRIILQVKDLSGLSYSQGQIASQLGLHPYAVKLAGEQAQKFGSQRLRQILSILADLDYQMKTGAIDKVLGLEMFMLRLGV from the coding sequence ATGGATGCCAAAACGGCGGCCAAAGACATCAAGCAGGGGAAGATTTCACCGCTGTATGTACTGTATGGCAGCGAGAAATTCCGGATGAATGAATTCACGGCCATGCTGGAGGAACACCTGATAGCCAAAGAGGACCGCGATTTCGCGGTGATTCCCTTCGATCTCTCCGAAACGCCGGTGCAGGCCGTCATAGAAGAAGCAGAGACGGTTCCGTTTATGGTAGAGCGCAAACTGCTGCTGGTGCGGGATGCCGCCCTGTTCACGGCAGGCAAGGAGAACGCCAAGATTGAACACCGCGTAGAACTGCTGAGCGATTATATGCAGCACCCTGCCGAATTCAGCGTGATTGTATTTATGGTGAATAACGATAAGCTGGATGAACGCAAAAAAATCGTCAAAAGTGCCAAGGCCTCCGGTACCGTCTTAGCCTTCAATCCGCTGGGCGCAGAGGAGCTGCTCCGCTGGGTGGAGAAGGGCTTCCGCGACCGGGGCTGTACGGCTGCGCCGGGAACGGCTGAAGCGCTGATCGCAAGTGCCGGCACCGGGCTGCAGGGCCTGTCGGCAGAGATGGACAAGCTGTGCTTGTTCGCCGGTACAGGCGGGAAGGTGGATGCTGCGGCTGTAGAGAGTCTGGTCCACCGCGGTACGGAGCAGAACATATTTACACTGGTGGAGGACATCGCGAATCTGCGCCTCGATAAGGCACTGAATACACTCTATGAGCTGCTTAAGCAGCGCGAAGAGCCGATTAAGATCGCGGCGCTGATCGCCCGGCAGTTCAGAATCATCCTGCAGGTTAAAGATCTGTCCGGACTGAGCTATTCGCAGGGGCAAATTGCCTCCCAGCTTGGGCTGCATCCTTATGCGGTGAAGCTGGCGGGAGAGCAGGCCCAGAAGTTCGGCAGCCAGCGTCTGCGGCAGATTCTCAGCATTCTGGCTGATCTCGATTATCAGATGAAGACAGGCGCTATTGATAAAGTGCTGGGGCTGGAGATGTTTATGCTTCGTCTTGGCGTGTAA
- a CDS encoding RNA polymerase sigma factor — translation MVEQGLIRAAQAGDRDALITLLREIEGHVYKTAFYILHNEQDALDASQEALIRVYTKIGSYEEKAQFKTWVQRIVTNICIDKFRRTKPTVSIDEHEMVFQDNKHNVEREVMSGYLAEDIREAIDQLPEHHRTVIVLRYLQDFSYNEIADCLDLPLNTVKSYLFRARAQLQNRLQEYQKGGVSG, via the coding sequence GTGGTGGAGCAGGGACTCATCAGAGCCGCTCAAGCGGGCGATCGCGACGCTCTAATCACCCTATTGCGAGAAATTGAAGGGCATGTGTATAAGACGGCCTTCTACATTCTGCATAATGAACAGGATGCTCTGGATGCATCCCAGGAGGCATTAATCCGGGTGTATACCAAGATCGGCTCCTATGAGGAGAAGGCCCAGTTCAAAACATGGGTTCAGCGGATCGTGACGAACATCTGTATTGACAAGTTCCGGAGAACGAAGCCTACAGTTTCTATCGATGAGCACGAAATGGTGTTCCAGGATAATAAACATAACGTAGAGCGCGAAGTGATGTCGGGTTACCTGGCGGAGGATATCCGCGAGGCGATCGATCAGCTTCCTGAGCATCACCGGACGGTGATTGTACTCCGGTATTTGCAGGATTTTTCTTACAACGAGATTGCAGACTGTCTGGATCTGCCTTTGAACACGGTGAAATCCTACCTGTTCAGGGCGAGGGCGCAGCTGCAGAATAGACTTCAGGAGTATCAGAAAGGTGGTGTGTCAGGATGA
- the hemW gene encoding radical SAM family heme chaperone HemW, whose translation MNTANKGRPPEAVYIHIPFCTNKCFYCDFNSYVLKDQPVMEYLYALDREMELTVKNTPPGVIKTIFVGGGTPTVLKPDEMAYFLQSVRRHFPQWDENIEFSMEANPGTTDIDKLRVMKEGGVNRVSFGVQAFQNELLSGIGRIHDVNDVYRSLENARAVGLDNLSLDLMFGLPNQTVDMLRESIDKALALDLPHYSIYSLKVEENTLFHTLFNKNKLPLPNEEDELAMYLLLMSTMEAAGYTQYEISNFAKPGMESRHNITYWRNEDYYGLGAGAHGYVGRQRHMNIKGVNPYNEATRSGLPRLDSFPISEQEAMEDFMMVGLRMREGVSDTAFRSQFGKSLEDIFAGSLHKMLKAGLLEQAGDTYRLSKQGILFGNDVFGEFVGALTEV comes from the coding sequence ATGAACACAGCGAACAAAGGCCGTCCCCCTGAGGCCGTATATATTCATATCCCGTTTTGCACCAATAAGTGCTTCTACTGCGATTTCAATTCCTATGTCCTGAAGGACCAGCCGGTTATGGAGTATCTGTATGCCCTTGACCGTGAGATGGAATTGACCGTGAAGAACACGCCTCCAGGTGTAATCAAGACCATTTTTGTCGGCGGCGGTACGCCTACAGTGCTCAAGCCTGATGAGATGGCATATTTCCTGCAATCGGTCCGCAGACATTTCCCGCAGTGGGATGAGAATATCGAATTCTCTATGGAAGCTAACCCCGGCACTACCGATATTGATAAGCTCAGAGTAATGAAGGAAGGCGGCGTCAACCGGGTCAGCTTCGGCGTTCAGGCGTTCCAGAATGAGCTGCTGAGCGGGATCGGCCGCATTCATGATGTGAATGATGTATACCGTAGTCTGGAGAATGCCCGCGCTGTCGGGCTGGATAATCTTTCGCTGGATCTGATGTTCGGCCTGCCGAACCAGACGGTGGATATGCTGAGAGAGAGCATCGACAAGGCGCTGGCGCTGGATCTTCCCCACTATTCTATCTATAGCCTTAAGGTCGAAGAGAACACGCTGTTCCACACTCTATTCAATAAGAACAAACTTCCCCTGCCGAATGAAGAGGATGAGCTGGCGATGTATCTGCTGCTTATGTCCACCATGGAAGCTGCGGGTTATACGCAATATGAGATCAGCAACTTTGCCAAGCCGGGAATGGAGAGCCGCCACAATATTACTTACTGGCGTAACGAGGATTATTATGGCCTAGGTGCCGGAGCGCACGGATATGTGGGCCGGCAGCGGCATATGAATATCAAAGGCGTTAATCCGTATAATGAGGCTACGCGCAGCGGGCTGCCCCGTCTGGACAGCTTCCCTATCTCCGAGCAGGAGGCGATGGAGGATTTCATGATGGTCGGCCTGCGGATGCGCGAAGGGGTATCGGATACGGCATTCCGCTCACAATTCGGGAAGTCGCTGGAGGATATTTTTGCGGGATCGCTGCATAAAATGCTAAAGGCCGGGCTGCTGGAGCAGGCCGGGGACACCTATCGTCTGAGCAAGCAGGGAATCCTGTTCGGCAACGATGTATTTGGAGAATTTGTCGGTGCTTTGACAGAAGTTTAA
- the lepA gene encoding translation elongation factor 4, translating into MTDVQKRQQQIRNFSIIAHIDHGKSTLADRILEYTGALTSREMQEQVLDQMDLERERGITIKLQAVRLTYRADDGQDYYLNLIDTPGHVDFTYEVSRSLAACEGALLVVDAAQGIEAQTLANVYLALDNNLEILPVLNKIDLPNADPDRVKQEIEDVIGLDTSEAVLASAKAGIGIKEILEQVVKQVPAPTGNSEEPLKALIFDSHYDPYKGVIVYVRVMDGSIRAGSKIKMMATDKTFEVIEVGAFMPRMTIVPELNIGDVGFIVAGIKHVGDTRVGDTVTDAKNPTPEPLPGYRKINPMVYCGLYPIETSDYNDLREALEKLQLNDASLSFEPESSSALGFGFRCGFLGLLHMEIIQERIEREFNLPLITTAPSVIYRIKLTNGETIQIDNPSHYPEIGTIDFIEEPYVKAGIIVPNDFVGTVMELCQNKRGEFVNMEYLDTNRVTITYEIPLSEIVYDFFDQLKSGTKGYASYDYEISGYRQSNLVKMDILLNNEQVDALSFIVHRDRAYNRGRVICEKLRGIIPRQMFEVPIQASVGTKVVARETVKAMRKNVLAKCYGGDISRKRKLLEKQKEGKKRMKQVGSVEVPQEAFMAVLQIE; encoded by the coding sequence ATGACTGACGTTCAGAAACGACAACAACAAATCCGCAATTTCTCGATTATTGCACATATAGACCATGGCAAATCGACACTGGCTGACCGTATTCTGGAGTATACAGGTGCGCTCACTTCGCGTGAAATGCAGGAGCAGGTACTCGATCAAATGGACCTGGAACGCGAACGCGGCATCACCATTAAGCTGCAGGCTGTACGCCTGACCTATCGTGCCGACGATGGACAGGATTATTATCTGAATCTGATTGATACACCGGGGCATGTCGATTTCACCTATGAGGTATCCCGCAGTCTTGCCGCCTGCGAAGGCGCACTTCTGGTAGTGGATGCAGCGCAGGGGATTGAAGCCCAGACCCTGGCTAACGTGTATCTGGCACTCGATAACAATCTGGAGATTCTTCCGGTGCTCAACAAGATTGACCTTCCGAATGCCGATCCTGACCGGGTGAAGCAGGAGATTGAGGATGTAATCGGGCTGGATACGAGCGAAGCTGTTCTGGCTTCGGCCAAAGCCGGCATCGGCATTAAGGAGATTCTGGAGCAGGTCGTTAAGCAGGTTCCGGCGCCGACAGGCAACTCCGAAGAACCGCTCAAGGCTCTAATCTTCGATTCCCACTATGACCCATACAAAGGCGTTATCGTCTATGTCCGCGTTATGGACGGAAGTATCCGTGCCGGTTCCAAGATTAAGATGATGGCAACCGACAAAACCTTTGAAGTTATCGAAGTCGGAGCATTCATGCCGCGTATGACCATTGTGCCTGAACTGAACATCGGCGATGTCGGGTTCATTGTGGCCGGGATTAAGCATGTTGGCGACACGCGTGTCGGTGACACGGTGACGGATGCCAAGAATCCGACGCCTGAACCGCTGCCGGGCTACCGCAAGATCAATCCGATGGTCTACTGTGGTCTGTATCCGATTGAGACCTCTGATTATAATGATCTGCGTGAAGCCCTGGAGAAGCTGCAGCTGAACGATGCTTCCCTTAGCTTCGAGCCGGAAAGCTCCAGTGCACTGGGCTTCGGCTTCCGTTGTGGCTTCCTTGGACTGCTGCACATGGAGATCATTCAGGAGCGGATTGAACGCGAGTTCAATCTGCCGCTGATTACTACAGCACCAAGCGTTATATACCGCATTAAGCTGACTAACGGTGAGACCATTCAGATCGACAATCCGTCGCATTATCCGGAGATCGGGACGATTGACTTCATTGAAGAGCCATATGTGAAGGCGGGAATTATTGTACCTAACGACTTCGTAGGTACAGTTATGGAGCTATGCCAGAACAAACGCGGCGAATTCGTCAACATGGAGTATCTGGATACGAACCGCGTAACCATTACGTATGAGATTCCGCTGTCCGAGATTGTCTATGACTTCTTCGATCAGCTGAAATCCGGCACGAAGGGTTATGCTTCCTACGATTATGAGATCTCCGGATACCGCCAGTCGAATCTGGTGAAGATGGATATCCTGCTCAATAATGAGCAGGTCGATGCGTTGTCCTTCATCGTTCACCGTGACCGCGCATATAACCGCGGCCGGGTCATCTGTGAGAAGCTGCGCGGCATTATTCCGCGCCAGATGTTCGAGGTGCCGATCCAGGCATCCGTCGGCACGAAGGTAGTTGCGCGCGAGACCGTTAAGGCGATGCGCAAGAACGTACTGGCCAAATGCTACGGCGGTGACATTTCGCGTAAGCGGAAGCTGCTGGAGAAGCAGAAGGAAGGTAAGAAGCGCATGAAGCAAGTCGGCAGCGTTGAGGTGCCGCAGGAAGCGTTCATGGCTGTGCTTCAGATTGAGTAG
- a CDS encoding bifunctional 2-keto-4-hydroxyglutarate aldolase/2-keto-3-deoxy-6-phosphogluconate aldolase: protein MKKIKVLQNITSVGVVAVIRADNADDAYKMSAACIEGGLNNIEVTFTTPDADVAIKRLVAEYGSRAVIGAGTVLDPLTARIAILAGSEFVVSPSFEEDTAKMCNLYGIPYMPGCMTLNEMKEALKLGVDVLKLFPGSAFGPDYVKAVKGPMPHVNIMPTGGVDLNNMEKWIKNGCIAVGIGGNLTAPAKEGRYDQITELAAQYVAKFKEIKGA from the coding sequence ATGAAGAAAATCAAAGTATTGCAGAACATCACTTCTGTTGGCGTTGTAGCCGTTATCCGCGCGGATAATGCCGACGATGCTTATAAAATGTCGGCAGCCTGTATCGAAGGCGGACTGAACAACATTGAAGTCACCTTCACGACTCCGGATGCGGATGTGGCGATCAAGCGCCTCGTTGCCGAATATGGAAGCCGCGCTGTGATCGGCGCAGGTACAGTGCTCGACCCGCTTACCGCAAGAATCGCAATTCTGGCTGGTTCTGAATTTGTAGTCAGCCCTTCTTTTGAAGAAGATACAGCCAAAATGTGTAATCTTTACGGCATTCCTTATATGCCTGGCTGCATGACGCTGAATGAAATGAAGGAAGCTCTGAAGCTGGGCGTGGATGTGCTGAAGCTGTTCCCTGGCAGTGCGTTCGGACCGGACTATGTCAAGGCAGTTAAGGGCCCGATGCCGCATGTGAACATTATGCCTACCGGCGGTGTGGATCTGAACAATATGGAGAAATGGATCAAGAACGGCTGTATCGCTGTCGGCATCGGGGGGAACCTGACTGCACCGGCCAAAGAAGGACGTTATGACCAGATCACGGAGCTGGCTGCACAGTATGTGGCGAAGTTCAAGGAGATCAAGGGCGCGTAA